A stretch of the Anaeromyxobacter sp. genome encodes the following:
- a CDS encoding D-tyrosyl-tRNA(Tyr) deacylase yields the protein MRAVVQRVSRAEVRVDGVVVGAVERGFLVLLGVARGDGEAEAAALADKVAALRIFEDAEGKLNLALAEVGGGVLVVSQFTLLGDARKGNRPSFLEAAPPEQGNALYQRFCDALAAKGLPVATGVFRATMQVELVNDGPVTILLDTAR from the coding sequence ATGCGCGCCGTGGTCCAGCGGGTCAGCCGAGCCGAGGTGCGCGTCGACGGGGTGGTCGTCGGCGCGGTGGAGCGGGGCTTCCTGGTGCTGCTGGGGGTGGCCCGCGGCGACGGCGAGGCCGAGGCGGCGGCGCTGGCCGACAAGGTGGCGGCCCTGCGCATCTTCGAGGACGCCGAGGGCAAGCTGAACCTGGCGCTGGCGGAGGTGGGCGGCGGGGTGCTGGTGGTCTCGCAGTTCACCCTGCTGGGTGACGCCCGCAAGGGCAACCGGCCGAGCTTCCTGGAGGCCGCCCCGCCCGAGCAGGGGAACGCGCTCTACCAGCGGTTCTGCGACGCCCTGGCGGCCAAGGGGCTGCCGGTGGCCACCGGGGTGTTCCGCGCCACCATGCAGGTGGAGCTGGTCAACGACGGGCCGGTGACCATCCTGCTCGACACGGCGCGGTAG
- a CDS encoding histidine triad nucleotide-binding protein codes for MSDCLFCKIASGKIPATLVHQDDEVVAFQDLNPQAPMHVLVIPRAHVPTMNDLGPEHDALMGKLLRVAGAVARERGFAASGWRAVLNANADAGQTVFHLHLHVLGGRKLGWPPG; via the coding sequence ATGTCCGACTGCCTCTTCTGCAAGATCGCCTCCGGGAAGATCCCGGCCACGCTGGTCCACCAGGACGACGAGGTGGTGGCCTTCCAGGACCTGAACCCGCAGGCCCCCATGCACGTGCTGGTCATCCCGCGCGCCCACGTGCCCACCATGAACGACCTGGGCCCGGAGCACGACGCCCTCATGGGCAAGCTGCTCCGCGTGGCCGGCGCCGTGGCCAGGGAGCGGGGGTTCGCCGCGTCCGGCTGGCGCGCCGTCCTGAACGCCAACGCCGACGCCGGCCAGACGGTCTTCCACCTGCACCTGCACGTGCTGGGCGGGCGCAAGCTGGGCTGGCCGCCGGGGTAG
- a CDS encoding MFS transporter: MHRPELRAWALYDWANSAFVCVVVTAVFPIYFATVAARGLAPAAATAAYGLATTVGLVLVAVASPLLGALADAGALKKRLLAAGVALGAGATAGLFLVGPGDWRLAAALFVLANVGLSASFVFYDSLLPHVARPEEVDRVSSAGYALGYLGGGLLLAVVLAWILRPDLVGLPSGPGLSDADATLPTRLGFLAVALWWVAFSIPLLRRVREPPAASGAPAGHPLRAALGQLGRTGQALRRHPQAARLLAAFLVYNDGIGTIIRMATVYGTELGISRGALIGAILLVQFLGIPFAFLFGGLAGRIGAKRSVLLALGVYALISVVGYFMTSAAHFFALAALVAVVQGGAQALSRSLFASLVPRRRSGEFFGFFSVMEKVAGIFGPGLFTVAVWLTGSSRAAILSVIVFFAAGALLLVGVDVEAGQRAARQADAEGEASGAAG; this comes from the coding sequence CTGCACCGCCCCGAGCTGCGGGCCTGGGCGCTCTACGACTGGGCCAACTCGGCCTTCGTCTGCGTGGTGGTGACGGCGGTCTTCCCCATCTACTTCGCCACCGTGGCGGCGCGCGGCCTGGCGCCGGCGGCCGCCACCGCCGCCTACGGGCTGGCCACCACCGTGGGGCTGGTGCTGGTGGCGGTGGCCTCGCCGCTGCTGGGGGCGCTGGCCGACGCCGGCGCCCTGAAGAAGCGGCTGCTGGCGGCCGGCGTGGCGCTCGGCGCCGGGGCCACCGCCGGCCTGTTCCTGGTGGGCCCGGGCGACTGGCGGCTGGCGGCGGCGCTCTTCGTGCTCGCCAACGTCGGGCTGAGCGCCAGCTTCGTCTTCTACGACTCGCTCCTGCCGCACGTGGCGCGGCCAGAGGAGGTGGACCGGGTCTCCTCGGCCGGCTACGCGCTCGGCTACCTGGGCGGCGGCCTGCTGCTGGCGGTGGTGCTGGCCTGGATCCTCCGGCCCGACCTCGTCGGCCTGCCGTCCGGCCCCGGGCTCTCGGACGCCGACGCCACCCTGCCCACCCGCCTCGGCTTCCTGGCGGTGGCGCTCTGGTGGGTGGCCTTCTCCATCCCGCTGCTGCGCCGGGTGCGGGAGCCGCCCGCCGCCTCAGGCGCCCCGGCCGGGCACCCGCTGCGCGCCGCCCTGGGGCAGCTGGGCCGGACCGGCCAGGCGCTGCGCCGCCACCCGCAGGCGGCCCGGCTCCTGGCGGCCTTCCTGGTCTACAACGACGGCATCGGCACCATCATCCGCATGGCCACGGTGTACGGCACCGAGCTCGGCATCTCGCGCGGGGCCCTCATCGGCGCCATCCTGCTGGTGCAGTTCCTGGGCATCCCCTTCGCCTTCCTGTTCGGCGGGCTGGCCGGGCGCATCGGGGCCAAGCGCAGCGTGCTCCTGGCGCTCGGCGTCTACGCGCTCATCTCGGTGGTGGGGTACTTCATGACCAGCGCCGCCCACTTCTTCGCCCTGGCGGCGCTGGTGGCGGTGGTGCAGGGCGGGGCGCAGGCGCTGTCGCGTTCGCTCTTCGCCTCGCTGGTGCCGCGGCGCCGCTCCGGCGAGTTCTTCGGCTTCTTCTCGGTGATGGAGAAGGTGGCCGGCATCTTCGGCCCCGGGCTCTTCACCGTGGCGGTCTGGCTGACCGGCTCGTCGCGCGCCGCCATCCTCTCGGTGATCGTGTTCTTCGCGGCGGGGGCGCTCCTGCTGGTTGGCGTGGACGTGGAGGCCGGGCAGCGCGCGGCGCGCCAGGCGGACGCCGAGGGAGAGGCCTCCGGGGCGGCGGGGTAG
- a CDS encoding TolC family protein, translated as MSITWSGGFALSLMLLAVPRLAAPVEAVPAPLRWPQVVAAVDQHPLVQEAAARERGATGVIWAAEELPNPVVGLSVGDGVARDGSASRREWAWSVELPLDFLASRAGRVRAARAGAEGARQDARGARAQALRELRRLFVAVAHDQAVLAAGAELEAQVAQLAALIRKRVDRGEGRPTEVARIELELERLRTGQERTRAGAEARRLRLATWLGAPVTSVEGDLGQALDLPPLEALQGRLLERSPAILGARARLDAATAERSAERWDRLPRLSVGGSRTEELDRRASTVAATVTVPLWSWNGGKIRQAEAALQAEQARLDAASRELTAALSDAWRGCAAGQAAAGRFQGGILPRAEASARTLGRAFELGEAGLLDVIDARRVLLETRREHLDLLLDMQTACGELAALAGLELP; from the coding sequence GTGTCGATCACCTGGTCGGGCGGGTTCGCCCTGTCCCTCATGCTGCTGGCCGTCCCACGCCTCGCCGCGCCGGTGGAGGCGGTGCCCGCGCCGCTCCGCTGGCCCCAGGTCGTCGCGGCCGTCGACCAGCACCCCCTCGTCCAGGAGGCGGCCGCGCGGGAGCGCGGCGCCACGGGCGTGATCTGGGCGGCCGAGGAGCTCCCGAACCCGGTGGTCGGCCTCTCGGTCGGCGACGGCGTGGCGCGCGACGGCTCGGCCAGCCGGCGGGAGTGGGCCTGGTCGGTGGAGCTGCCGCTCGACTTCCTGGCCAGCCGCGCCGGGCGGGTGCGCGCCGCCAGGGCCGGCGCCGAGGGGGCCCGGCAGGACGCCAGGGGGGCCCGCGCCCAGGCGCTCCGCGAGCTCAGGCGGCTCTTCGTGGCGGTGGCCCACGACCAGGCGGTGCTGGCGGCCGGCGCCGAGCTGGAGGCGCAGGTGGCCCAGCTGGCGGCCCTGATCCGCAAGCGGGTCGACCGCGGCGAGGGGCGGCCCACCGAGGTCGCCAGGATCGAGCTGGAGCTGGAGCGGCTGCGCACCGGCCAGGAGCGCACCCGCGCCGGCGCCGAGGCCCGCCGCCTGCGGCTCGCCACCTGGCTGGGCGCACCCGTCACCAGCGTGGAGGGCGACCTGGGGCAGGCCCTCGACCTCCCGCCGCTCGAGGCGCTGCAGGGGCGCCTCCTCGAGCGCAGCCCGGCCATCCTGGGCGCCAGGGCCCGCCTCGACGCCGCCACCGCGGAGCGGAGCGCCGAGCGCTGGGACCGGCTGCCCAGGCTCTCGGTGGGCGGCAGCCGCACCGAGGAGCTCGACCGGCGGGCCAGCACCGTGGCGGCCACCGTGACCGTCCCCCTCTGGAGCTGGAACGGCGGGAAGATCCGCCAGGCCGAGGCGGCGCTGCAGGCCGAGCAGGCCCGCCTCGACGCCGCCTCCCGCGAGCTCACCGCGGCGCTCTCCGACGCCTGGCGGGGCTGCGCCGCGGGCCAGGCGGCGGCCGGCCGCTTCCAGGGCGGGATCCTGCCGCGCGCCGAGGCCTCGGCGCGCACCCTGGGGCGGGCCTTCGAGCTCGGGGAGGCCGGGCTCCTCGACGTCATCGACGCCCGGCGCGTCCTCCTCGAGACCCGCCGCGAGCACCTCGACCTCCTCCTCGACATGCAGACCGCCTGCGGCGAGCTCGCCGCGCTGGCCGGACTGGAGCTGCCATGA
- a CDS encoding GNAT family N-acetyltransferase, whose translation MPLPGPLACPTLAGHLVRLEPLSPAHLDGLLAAATADPAEAFPFTIVPRDRAAMARWLDDALALAADGRALPFATCSALDGRVLGATRFGTLERWDWPAPPPDPRPLDAVEIGWTWLSRPAQRSGANTEAKLLMLRHAFTGLAVRRLTLKTDARNARSRAAIGRLGARLDGVLRAHSPAADGGARDTAQFSILEAEWPAVEARLVGLLRR comes from the coding sequence ATGCCCCTCCCCGGCCCGCTCGCCTGCCCCACCCTGGCCGGTCACCTGGTCCGGCTCGAGCCACTCTCGCCGGCCCACCTCGACGGGCTCCTCGCCGCCGCCACCGCCGACCCGGCCGAGGCCTTCCCCTTCACCATCGTGCCGCGCGACCGCGCCGCCATGGCGCGCTGGCTGGACGACGCCCTGGCCCTGGCCGCCGACGGGCGGGCCCTGCCGTTCGCCACCTGCTCGGCCCTGGACGGGCGGGTGCTCGGCGCCACCCGCTTCGGCACCCTGGAGCGCTGGGACTGGCCGGCGCCGCCGCCCGACCCGCGCCCGCTCGACGCGGTCGAGATCGGCTGGACCTGGCTCTCGCGCCCGGCGCAGCGCAGCGGCGCCAACACCGAGGCCAAGCTCCTCATGCTGCGCCACGCCTTCACCGGGCTGGCGGTGCGCCGGCTCACGCTCAAGACCGACGCCCGCAACGCCCGCTCGCGCGCCGCCATCGGACGGCTCGGCGCCCGCCTCGACGGGGTGCTGCGGGCCCACTCGCCGGCGGCCGACGGCGGGGCGCGCGACACGGCGCAGTTCTCCATCCTGGAGGCCGAGTGGCCGGCGGTGGAGGCGCGCCTGGTGGGGCTGCTGCGTCGCTGA
- a CDS encoding DUF4198 domain-containing protein has translation MRSTLLCLVVAAAAAPAPAAAHDLWLERAGEALVLRSGHRGGELQAIDRAKVKAVRCLDQRGQRDLLSAAVFAPKEVTLLARCGAASASVDGGFYSLTPDGEVNRPRNQVADAVKAWASRQYAKWVDPASPSAGAALGDELELVAVSDLSKAHLGDKVTVRLLLAGRPAANATVAIDHKPLAETDSAGEARVRVRSAGVETISATLRQQVATPEADAVVLEASLSFEVAR, from the coding sequence ATGCGGTCCACCCTGCTCTGCCTCGTCGTCGCGGCCGCCGCGGCCCCAGCGCCGGCCGCGGCCCACGACCTCTGGCTGGAGCGCGCCGGCGAGGCGCTGGTCCTGCGCTCCGGCCACCGCGGCGGCGAGCTGCAGGCCATCGACCGGGCCAAGGTGAAGGCGGTCCGCTGCCTCGACCAGCGGGGCCAGCGCGACCTGCTGTCGGCGGCCGTCTTCGCCCCGAAGGAGGTCACGCTGCTGGCCCGCTGCGGCGCCGCCTCGGCCTCCGTCGACGGCGGCTTCTACTCGCTCACGCCCGACGGCGAGGTGAACCGGCCGAGGAACCAGGTGGCCGACGCCGTCAAGGCCTGGGCCTCCCGCCAGTACGCCAAGTGGGTCGACCCGGCCTCGCCGAGCGCCGGCGCCGCCCTCGGGGACGAGCTCGAGCTGGTGGCCGTGAGCGACCTCTCGAAGGCCCACCTCGGCGACAAGGTCACCGTCCGCCTCCTCCTGGCTGGCAGGCCCGCGGCCAACGCCACCGTGGCCATCGACCACAAGCCGCTCGCCGAGACCGACAGCGCCGGCGAGGCGCGCGTCAGGGTGCGCAGCGCCGGCGTCGAGACCATCAGCGCCACGCTGCGCCAGCAGGTGGCCACGCCGGAGGCCGACGCGGTGGTGCTGGAGGCGTCGCTCAGCTTCGAGGTGGCGCGGTGA
- a CDS encoding arginine N-succinyltransferase has translation MLLLRDAQPSDLPSLRRLARVLDTVNLPDDPRALGQILARSRQSFAGRLPALSRQYLFVAEDPRRRAVVGTSMVIAQHGTRESPCTFFDVSEREHYSSTLDRHFRHPVLSLGYHFDGPTEIGGLVVAPRHRGSREQPGKQLSHVRFLYMAIHPERFREVVLAELMPPLTADGRSAFWEAFGRRFTGLDYQEADKRSRENKEFIQQLFPPGGVYASLLPQGVQRQLGTVGPATRPAERLLRRLGFRYVNRVDPFDGGPHYEARLRDVTLVRAHRAAPLSPRPLGDRADGGEGPEVLVARLPARGPTHLRAVRTRARLVAGRLHLPAAARDLLGARPGELLHLTPFE, from the coding sequence ATGCTGCTCCTCAGGGACGCGCAGCCCTCCGACCTGCCCTCCCTGCGCCGGCTGGCCCGGGTGCTCGACACGGTGAACCTGCCGGACGACCCCCGGGCGCTGGGGCAGATCCTGGCCCGCTCGCGCCAGAGCTTCGCGGGGCGGCTCCCGGCGCTGTCGCGCCAGTACCTCTTCGTGGCCGAGGACCCGCGCCGCCGCGCCGTGGTGGGCACCTCCATGGTCATCGCGCAGCACGGCACCCGCGAGTCGCCCTGCACCTTCTTCGACGTGTCCGAGCGGGAGCACTACTCCTCCACCCTGGACCGCCACTTCCGCCACCCGGTCCTCTCGCTCGGCTACCACTTCGACGGCCCCACCGAGATCGGCGGCCTGGTGGTGGCGCCGCGCCACCGCGGCTCGAGGGAGCAGCCGGGCAAGCAGCTGTCCCACGTGCGCTTCCTCTACATGGCCATCCACCCCGAGCGGTTCCGCGAGGTGGTGCTGGCCGAGCTCATGCCGCCGCTCACCGCCGACGGGCGCAGCGCCTTCTGGGAGGCCTTCGGGCGGCGCTTCACCGGCCTGGACTACCAGGAGGCCGACAAGCGCTCGCGCGAGAACAAGGAGTTCATCCAGCAGCTCTTCCCGCCGGGCGGGGTCTACGCCTCGCTCCTGCCGCAGGGGGTGCAGCGCCAGCTCGGCACGGTGGGGCCGGCCACCCGGCCGGCGGAGCGGCTGCTCCGGCGGCTGGGCTTCCGCTACGTCAACCGCGTCGACCCCTTCGACGGCGGCCCGCACTACGAGGCCAGGCTGCGCGACGTGACGCTGGTGCGGGCCCACCGGGCCGCGCCGCTCTCGCCCCGGCCGCTCGGCGACCGCGCCGACGGCGGCGAGGGGCCGGAGGTGCTGGTGGCCCGCCTGCCGGCCCGCGGGCCCACCCACCTGCGCGCGGTGCGCACCCGGGCGCGGCTGGTGGCCGGGCGGCTCCACCTGCCGGCGGCGGCGCGCGACCTCCTGGGCGCCCGGCCCGGCGAGCTGCTCCACCTGACGCCGTTCGAGTGA
- a CDS encoding acyl-ACP thioesterase, producing the protein MPATGAPPDREITRASFVVHSFDADAFGLLTPAALAGYLQEAAGRSADALGFGLADLNRRGLTWVLGRQRLELDQPLRWGETLEIETWPSGVDRLAALRNYLLRRDGVEVGRSLTTWFALDLQSRRPVRPDQLLPERYQAQTGHVLPLAAPPLPELGSPELERRFQVRFSDIDANLHVTNASYVAWALEAVDEACWRGQRLRALDLQFLAECHHGAYVRSRSAPFGEETRLHAIVREADGKELARVRTTWTPR; encoded by the coding sequence ATGCCAGCCACCGGCGCGCCCCCCGACCGCGAGATCACCCGCGCCAGCTTCGTGGTCCACTCCTTCGACGCCGACGCCTTCGGCCTCCTCACCCCGGCCGCGCTGGCCGGCTACCTGCAGGAGGCGGCCGGCCGCTCGGCCGACGCGCTCGGCTTCGGCCTGGCCGACCTGAACCGGCGCGGCCTCACCTGGGTGCTGGGGCGCCAGCGGCTGGAGCTCGACCAGCCGCTGCGCTGGGGCGAGACGCTGGAGATCGAGACCTGGCCCTCCGGCGTCGACCGGCTGGCGGCGCTGCGCAACTACCTCCTGCGCCGCGACGGGGTGGAGGTGGGCCGCTCGCTCACCACCTGGTTCGCCCTCGACCTGCAGAGCCGGCGCCCGGTCCGCCCGGACCAGCTCCTGCCGGAGCGGTACCAGGCGCAGACCGGGCACGTGCTGCCGCTGGCCGCCCCGCCGCTGCCGGAGCTCGGCTCGCCGGAGCTGGAGCGCCGCTTCCAGGTCCGCTTCTCCGACATCGACGCCAACCTGCACGTCACCAACGCCAGCTACGTGGCCTGGGCGCTGGAGGCGGTGGACGAGGCCTGCTGGCGCGGGCAGCGGCTCAGGGCGCTCGACCTGCAGTTCCTGGCCGAGTGCCACCACGGCGCCTACGTCCGCTCGCGCTCGGCCCCCTTCGGCGAGGAGACCCGGCTGCACGCCATCGTGCGCGAGGCCGACGGCAAGGAGCTGGCGCGGGTGCGGACCACCTGGACGCCGCGCTGA
- a CDS encoding ABC-F family ATP-binding cassette domain-containing protein has protein sequence MIRLDAICKQHGLQILFVEASAVIHDGEKVGLVGPNGAGKSTLFRLVTKEEQPDEGQVSVDRGITVGHFSQDVGEMSGRSAVAETMDGAGPVSTVAAELHELEHALADPDRADELEKLVERFGHVQARFDELGGYALESRAREILAGLGFTDEMMDGDVGSLSGGWKMRVALARILLMRPDALLLDEPSNHLDLESIIWLEEFLKGYPGAILMTSHDKEFMNRVVSKIVEIDAGELTTYSGDYDFYERERLIADQHQQAQFDRQQAMLKKELAFIERFKARASHAAQVQSRVKKIDKIEKVEPPKVKRSVVFDFKAPPRSGEDVAKLTGVRKAYGSKVIYDGLDFLVRRGERWAIMGANGAGKSTLLKMIAGAARPDAGTVVVGASVKLAYFAQHAMELLKPEQTVWDTLQDAFPRASIGSLRALCGCFGFSGDEIEKTCRVLSGGEKARLVLASMLYDPPNFLVLDEPTNHLDVGTKEMLVQALSGFEGTMIFVSHDRRFLGALSNRVLELTPEGIVPYGGGYTEYVARTGREAPGLRHVDGR, from the coding sequence GTGATCCGCCTCGACGCCATCTGCAAGCAGCACGGCCTCCAGATCCTCTTCGTGGAGGCCTCGGCCGTGATCCACGACGGCGAGAAGGTCGGCCTGGTCGGCCCCAACGGCGCCGGCAAGTCCACGCTCTTCCGCCTGGTCACCAAGGAGGAGCAGCCCGACGAGGGGCAGGTCTCGGTGGACCGCGGCATCACGGTGGGCCACTTCTCGCAGGACGTGGGCGAGATGAGCGGGCGCAGCGCCGTGGCCGAGACCATGGACGGCGCCGGCCCGGTCTCCACCGTGGCCGCCGAGCTGCACGAGCTGGAGCACGCCCTGGCCGACCCGGACCGGGCCGACGAGCTGGAGAAGCTGGTGGAGCGCTTCGGCCACGTGCAGGCCCGCTTCGACGAGCTGGGCGGCTACGCCCTGGAGTCGCGCGCCCGCGAGATCCTGGCCGGCCTCGGCTTCACCGACGAGATGATGGACGGCGACGTGGGCAGCCTCTCCGGCGGCTGGAAGATGCGGGTGGCGCTGGCCCGCATCCTGCTCATGCGCCCCGACGCGCTGCTGCTCGACGAGCCCTCCAACCACCTCGACCTCGAGTCGATCATCTGGCTGGAGGAGTTCCTCAAGGGCTACCCGGGCGCCATCCTCATGACCTCCCACGACAAGGAGTTCATGAACCGGGTGGTCAGCAAGATCGTGGAGATCGACGCCGGCGAGCTGACCACCTACTCGGGCGACTACGACTTCTACGAGCGCGAGCGGCTCATCGCCGACCAGCACCAGCAGGCCCAGTTCGACCGCCAGCAGGCCATGCTGAAGAAGGAGCTGGCCTTCATCGAGCGCTTCAAGGCGCGCGCCTCGCACGCCGCGCAGGTGCAGAGCCGGGTCAAGAAGATCGACAAGATCGAGAAGGTCGAGCCGCCCAAGGTCAAGCGGTCGGTGGTCTTCGACTTCAAGGCGCCGCCCCGCTCCGGCGAGGACGTGGCCAAGCTCACCGGGGTGCGCAAGGCCTACGGCTCCAAGGTGATCTACGACGGGCTCGACTTCCTGGTCCGCCGCGGCGAGCGCTGGGCCATCATGGGCGCCAACGGCGCCGGCAAGTCCACCCTGCTCAAGATGATCGCCGGCGCGGCCAGGCCGGACGCCGGCACGGTGGTGGTGGGCGCCAGCGTCAAGCTGGCCTACTTCGCCCAGCACGCCATGGAGCTGCTCAAGCCCGAGCAGACCGTCTGGGACACGCTGCAGGACGCCTTCCCGCGGGCCTCCATCGGCAGCCTGCGCGCGCTGTGCGGCTGCTTCGGCTTCTCCGGCGACGAGATCGAGAAGACCTGCCGGGTGCTCTCCGGCGGCGAGAAGGCGCGCCTGGTGCTGGCGTCCATGCTCTACGACCCGCCCAACTTCCTGGTGCTCGACGAGCCCACCAACCACCTCGACGTGGGCACCAAGGAGATGCTGGTGCAGGCGCTGTCCGGCTTCGAGGGGACCATGATCTTCGTCTCCCACGACCGGCGCTTCCTGGGCGCGCTCTCCAACCGGGTGCTGGAGCTGACGCCGGAGGGGATCGTGCCCTACGGCGGCGGCTACACCGAGTACGTGGCGCGCACCGGGCGCGAGGCGCCGGGCCTGCGCCACGTCGACGGGCGCTGA
- a CDS encoding haloacid dehalogenase type II, with protein MTASLAGARAVVFDAYGTLFDVHAAAAAARDQLGERWQPLSDLWRQKQLTYSWLRALMGRHADFWQVTGDALDFALEALRVDEPGLRQRLMDAYARLGPYPEAAEVLGRLRAAGLKTAILSNGAPRMLASAAASAGLADLLDHVLSVEEVGTYKPHPSVYRLACDRLGAWPVELVFVSANGWDAWGAKAFGLRVAWCNRSGQPRERLTEPPDAEVRSLAELPALLGLG; from the coding sequence ATGACCGCCTCCCTGGCCGGGGCCCGCGCCGTGGTGTTCGACGCCTACGGGACCCTCTTCGACGTGCACGCCGCCGCCGCCGCCGCGCGGGACCAGCTGGGCGAGCGCTGGCAGCCGCTCTCCGACCTGTGGCGGCAGAAGCAGCTCACCTACAGCTGGCTGCGCGCCCTGATGGGCCGCCACGCCGACTTCTGGCAGGTGACCGGCGACGCCCTCGACTTCGCGCTGGAGGCGCTGCGGGTGGACGAGCCTGGCCTGCGCCAGCGGCTCATGGACGCCTACGCCCGGCTGGGCCCCTACCCCGAGGCGGCCGAGGTGCTGGGGCGCCTCCGGGCGGCCGGGCTGAAGACCGCCATCCTCTCCAACGGCGCGCCGCGCATGCTGGCCTCGGCGGCCGCCAGCGCCGGCCTGGCCGACCTCCTGGACCACGTCCTCTCGGTGGAGGAGGTGGGCACCTACAAGCCGCACCCGTCGGTCTACCGGCTGGCCTGCGACCGGCTGGGCGCCTGGCCGGTGGAGCTGGTCTTCGTCTCCGCCAACGGCTGGGACGCCTGGGGCGCCAAGGCCTTCGGCCTGCGGGTGGCCTGGTGCAACCGGAGCGGCCAGCCGCGCGAGCGGCTCACCGAGCCGCCCGACGCCGAGGTGCGCTCCCTGGCGGAGCTGCCGGCGCTGCTCGGCCTGGGGTAG
- a CDS encoding transporter, translating into MKTLPARLRHLTALLLAALAAAPALAHHGTAAVSAIGAEGPGAALDTTSPLPLGQGTVFALAKSEYASFRQRSGFTDQKRYASFNTLAAGYGLRPWLSAFVFQPYNWKAQDGVGTNSGPGDTNLMLSGSVKWDEGLRLTPEKESLDELEDWHFGVWASVSLPLGPTTHRDDAGELYAPDMQTGFNGPSPALGLTALKQLAPDLTLLVEANLQGFFDQRYGSAGLSYRFGAETRVNAALAWRAWASGRSRLDLVPELSVLDLQRDREDGVALRASGGTILYGQLGARATFGALSVGLGVKRALATSLNEAADQQGSEGLEAYRAALVVGYATRL; encoded by the coding sequence GTGAAGACCCTCCCCGCCCGCCTGCGCCACCTCACCGCCCTGCTGCTCGCAGCGCTCGCCGCGGCGCCCGCCCTGGCGCACCACGGCACCGCCGCGGTCAGCGCCATCGGCGCCGAGGGGCCCGGCGCGGCCCTCGACACCACCTCGCCGCTGCCGCTCGGCCAGGGCACGGTCTTCGCCCTGGCCAAGAGCGAGTACGCCTCGTTCCGCCAGCGGTCCGGCTTCACCGACCAGAAGCGGTACGCCTCCTTCAACACCCTGGCCGCGGGCTACGGCCTGCGTCCGTGGCTCTCGGCCTTCGTCTTCCAGCCCTACAACTGGAAGGCGCAGGACGGGGTCGGCACCAACTCCGGGCCCGGCGACACCAACCTGATGCTCAGCGGCAGCGTGAAGTGGGACGAGGGGCTCAGGCTGACCCCCGAGAAGGAGAGCCTGGACGAGCTGGAGGACTGGCACTTCGGCGTCTGGGCCTCGGTCTCCCTGCCCCTCGGGCCGACCACCCACCGCGACGACGCGGGCGAGCTCTACGCCCCGGACATGCAGACCGGGTTCAACGGCCCCAGCCCGGCCCTCGGCCTCACGGCCTTGAAGCAGCTGGCCCCCGATCTCACGCTGCTCGTCGAGGCCAACCTCCAGGGCTTCTTCGACCAGCGCTACGGGAGCGCCGGACTCTCCTACCGGTTCGGCGCCGAGACGCGGGTCAACGCGGCGCTGGCCTGGCGGGCCTGGGCCTCCGGGCGGAGCCGCCTCGACCTGGTGCCCGAGCTCTCGGTGCTCGACCTGCAGCGCGATCGGGAGGACGGCGTGGCCCTGCGGGCCTCCGGCGGCACCATCCTCTACGGCCAGCTCGGCGCGCGGGCCACCTTCGGCGCGCTCTCGGTGGGCCTGGGCGTCAAGCGGGCCCTGGCCACCAGCCTCAACGAGGCCGCCGACCAGCAGGGGTCGGAGGGGCTGGAGGCCTACCGGGCGGCGCTGGTGGTCGGCTACGCCACCCGGCTCTGA
- the msrA gene encoding peptide-methionine (S)-S-oxide reductase MsrA: protein MFGHLRDAPESELHHVSGHPLRPPFPEGLETACFGMGCFWGAEKAFWSIPGVFSTFVGYSGGRAEAPTYQQVCSGRTGHAEVVGVVFDPRLVSYQRLLQVFWEGHDPTQGDRQGNDVGTQYRSAIYTTTPAQAAEALASRQAYQVALAAGGHGTITTELRQAGPFFHAEGYHQQYLSKNPGGYCGHGGTGVACPIGTGVGAAAAKPAP, encoded by the coding sequence ATGTTCGGCCACCTGCGAGACGCCCCCGAGTCCGAGCTCCACCACGTGAGCGGTCACCCGCTCCGCCCGCCCTTCCCCGAGGGGCTGGAGACGGCCTGCTTCGGGATGGGCTGCTTCTGGGGCGCCGAGAAGGCGTTCTGGTCGATCCCGGGCGTCTTCTCCACCTTCGTGGGCTACTCGGGCGGCCGCGCCGAGGCCCCCACCTACCAGCAGGTCTGCTCCGGCCGCACCGGCCACGCCGAGGTGGTGGGGGTGGTGTTCGATCCCCGCCTGGTCTCCTACCAGCGGCTGCTGCAGGTCTTCTGGGAGGGGCACGACCCCACCCAGGGCGACCGGCAGGGCAACGACGTGGGCACCCAGTACCGCTCGGCCATCTACACCACCACCCCGGCGCAGGCGGCCGAGGCGCTGGCCTCGCGGCAGGCCTACCAGGTTGCGCTGGCCGCCGGGGGCCACGGCACCATCACCACCGAGCTGCGCCAGGCCGGCCCCTTCTTCCACGCCGAGGGGTACCACCAGCAGTACCTGTCGAAGAACCCCGGCGGCTACTGCGGCCACGGCGGCACCGGCGTGGCCTGCCCCATCGGCACCGGCGTCGGGGCGGCCGCGGCAAAGCCGGCGCCCTGA